The following proteins come from a genomic window of Bactrocera tryoni isolate S06 chromosome 1, CSIRO_BtryS06_freeze2, whole genome shotgun sequence:
- the LOC120766721 gene encoding uncharacterized protein LOC120766721 isoform X2, with product MDERLQQVFHLRPLQEETIAYRNNMKLYRTLMKQTCKAELQNLVNVEMNIADKEMKMPDPKTVPPDFSENEDLTPKMHYWKT from the exons ATGG acgAACGGCTGCAACAAGTATTTCATCTGCGACCTTTACAGGAAGAAACCATCGCTTACCGCAATAATATGAAACTTTACCGCACACTCATGAAACAAACATGCAAAGCTGAACTTCAGAATCTT GTGAATGTAGAAATGAATATTGCggataaagaaatgaaaatgcctGACCCAAAAACAGTACCACCAGATTTCAGTGAAAATGAGGATTTAACACCAAAG ATGCACTATTGGAAGACGTGA
- the LOC120766721 gene encoding uncharacterized protein LOC120766721 isoform X1: MDERLQQVFHLRPLQEETIAYRNNMKLYRTLMKQTCKAELQNLVNVEMNIADKEMKMPDPKTVPPDFSENEDLTPKIDALLEDVRTTAIGMDLL; the protein is encoded by the exons ATGG acgAACGGCTGCAACAAGTATTTCATCTGCGACCTTTACAGGAAGAAACCATCGCTTACCGCAATAATATGAAACTTTACCGCACACTCATGAAACAAACATGCAAAGCTGAACTTCAGAATCTT GTGAATGTAGAAATGAATATTGCggataaagaaatgaaaatgcctGACCCAAAAACAGTACCACCAGATTTCAGTGAAAATGAGGATTTAACACCAAAG ATAGATGCACTATTGGAAGACGTGAGAACAACGGCGATTGGAATGGATCTGCTATAA
- the LOC120766720 gene encoding uncharacterized protein LOC120766720: MPSPSPECTTQIYTYQSLSQRYSGNKSPDLQLTVHECGKDSIELELTNLQYVLQRCQRIKHICMTIIIYIVYIIMVSTNVTILKGHILCDLSCLLWLLYRIFNLMSLIQTEKIIICLDLALQCHTVRFLGRTSNLFIPTNNIYDIVINEVIEDLDVHYILIIRTKGSLFQKKPIITLFNSLQPSFECLQMTYRCLNGIFRKSNGIT; the protein is encoded by the exons ATGCCTTCTCCATCTCCAGAGTGCACAACTCAAATTTATACATACCAAAGCCTAAGTCAACGGTATAGTGGCAATAAATCACCAGATCTTCAGCTCACTGTGCATGAATGTGGCAAAGATTCTATTGAGTTAGAACTGACCAATTTACAATATGTCTTACAGAGATGTCAACGaattaaacatatatgtatgactattattatttatattgtttatatcATAATGGTATCCACAAACGTGACAATCTTAAAAGGACACATATTATGTGACCTCAGTTGCCTCTTGTGGTTACTATATCGGATATTCAACTTAATGTCATTAATTCAAACtg aaaaaattattatttgcttgGATCTTGCACTTCAATGCCATACGGTACGATTTCTAGGGCGAACCTCAAATTTATTCATTCCAACGAACAATATTTATGATATAGTAATAAATGAAGTTATCGAAgat cttGATGTGCATTATATACTGATAATTCGAACAAAGGGCAGTCTTTTCCAAAAGAAGCCAATTATTACACTTTTTAAT tCTTTGCAGCCGTCCTTCGAATGCTTGCAGATGACATACAGATGTCTCAATGGAATTTTTCGCAAATCAAACGGGATTACATAG